Within the Methylophaga thalassica genome, the region TTCGGCACCGTTACCCACAGCGAGATAGGAAACCAAAGCCAATAATGGCACGACGGCAATATCCTGCAGTAGCAGCACGGAGAAGGACATGCGTCCCATCACGGTGGAAATACCGCCACGTTCAGCCAATAATTTCAAACAAAAAGCGGTCGATGACAGGGCTAAACCAAAACCAATGATAATGGCACTGTGATTGTCCAGACCCAACCAGATGGCAGTGCCATAAATGGCGCCCGCGGTAATCAGCACCTGAGCAAGCCCCAGCCCCAGCACCATTTTACGCATTTGCCAGAGTTTATCCGGCTTGAGTTCAATCCCTAAAACAAACAGCAGAAAAATAACGCCAAACTCAGCTAAATGCCGAATATCTTCAACTTCGGTGATTACACCCAAGCCCCAGGGACCGAGAATCATACCTGCGGTTAAATAACCCAGAATCGCACCAAGCCGAATAGCATGGAATGTAGGAATAATAATGACCGTGGCCAATAATAAGGCCAGAATTTCTACCAGATAATCGCCACCCGCTTCTTGCACAAATTATCCCTTTGTTAATTAAATGGTTGCATCAGAACTAAGCATCAATGTCAGTCCTTGCTTATAGGTATCTGCAGCAGCTTCATTTTTGTCCAGCGCCAATTGCACTTCAGCTAAGACCTGATAAGTCTCGCCTTTGGCATCTAAGCGAATGCTTTGTTGTAAATATTCTTCTGCCTTTGTCCATAACTGGTTGGCTTTCGCCAGACGCCCAACGGTTAGTAATAAACAGGCATTATCCGGATTGGCTTTAAGCCACTTTTCTGCCGTCGCTAAACGCGCCAGCAAGTCACCCTGCGTCAGCACACCGTAGATATACACCAGCTTATCGCTCCAGTTATTACGCATAAACTGTTCAATCTGGGCAATGGCCTGCTCTTCCTGGTCTTGCTGAATTAGCCCATTCACATATGGCACAAGCATGGCTTCTGTCTGCCGTGCTTTGCTGGATGATTTTTCCCAGACCTCAGCCATTTTTTGCCAGTCCTGTTTGGCTAATGCCATCTGTAACTGACCTACAGCTGCTTCCTGATCCAAAGCTGCGACTTCATTACGCTCCAACACATGGCGTTTACGTAAATCGGGTAATACCGATTGCATTTCCTGCCATTGATCCATGTCCTGATAGAGAGACTGCAATAACTGCAAAACATAAGGATGTTTCGGTGCCACTTCACGCAAATGTTGAAGTGTCGCGAGCGCCTGCTCTTTTTGCCCGGCCGATAATTGTAGCTCTGCCTGAACCACCCCAACGGCAATATCAGCGCCTTCGGTTGTTTCATGGGCCAGACGAAGATAATTATCACGACGCTCTGGTGCTTGTTGTTTTTGCGCCGCTCTCGCCGCCGCCAGATAATGAAGTAGTGGTGTTTCACTGTGTGTGGCATGACGAACCAAAATACGTTCCGCCTCTGTCCAGCGACCTTCTTCCAGTGTGATCAGACCACGGGTTAAAGCTCGATTAGCCCGCTTTTGTCTTTGTGTTGTCTTCCAGGCATTAATTCTTTTTGGCGTCTGTTTTAACAACACCAGACTGCGTAATGCTAAATAGCCTGCCACTACCAGTAGGATATAAATAGCCGTAAATACAACCAATGATGTTTCCAGACTCCACTGTCCGTATTGCAGTAAAACAAACCCTGGTTCAAAATCGGCCGCCCAGATTGCGGCAACACCCAATGCTAATGCTAAAGCGATAATGATCAGCATTTTCATTGCTGATACTCCTCTAGCCAGTTCAGTGAGCCTGAAATATCCGGAATAGACACGTCAATTTTCTGTTCAGCCAGTGAATTAAGGCTGGCCAGCATGGCATCACGTTCTTCACCGGTGAAATATTTATCCAGCCAGCTAATGGCTGTTTTTAAGCTATGCTGAAAGCTATTATTGTCAGCATTCAGTAAGGCAAGACGTGCACTTTCCAGTTGTAAACGCAGATTTTGATAGAGGAAGTAGCGCTGTTCTGGTACTAGTACAGCCGCTTCACCAGATTGCTCATGGCGAATCACGACTAAAGAGCGCAATTGTTGCCAAATGTCTGAGATGGCTTGTTTCCATGCCGGCGTTTCTGTGCTGGCAATATCGGCCGTGTCTGGAGACTCAGAGAAATCAACTTCTGGCCCTTTTTTAACTCGCAGTTTGTCGACATGGGCAGCCAATGTCTGTAGCTGAATCGCCATGCCCGGGATATCCAGAGTTGTCAGTGATTGTAATGACATTAATTCTTCTGCAATCTCAGCCCGCAGAGGATGAAGCCGATAATCAGAAAGTGCTTCTAGTTGTTTATCTGCCATGATCAAAGCCTGGATGGCTCCTACTACATCATGTGCTAACAAAGCGCGCTGGTTGGCGACATTGAGCAGATATTTGACTTCCTGCAAAGCCCATCTCTTTTGCAGTTCAGCATTGGATAACTGTTGTTTGTCCGTCAGTTGCTGTAGTTTTTCCGCTAATTGTTTTTGGTCACTATCGAGCCGCCCTAACTGCTGCCTGTGCTGTTCTAATTTTGATTGCCAGTCACCATTTTGGCTCGATAACTCGGTCAGCGAAGATTGAATATCGGCTTCCTGCTGCTGGAGTTGCTGATAAAACCAGCCAATACTGACAACGGAAAGCAGTACGACAACAACAAGCGCAATCCATATCAAGCGATAGACTTTGGCATCATCCTGTTTATTCTTTTCAAGCAGCTCAGCATCCTGCACATTGTTATCTATCGTTTGCTTTGCGTCGTTATCTGCCATGTTAATCGTCCATATTTATCAGAGTATCAACAACTGCATTATCACTGGCATCGGCTGATACATGAATGGTTTTGAAGCCTCGTGAGGAGGCGTGCTGTTTTATCCTATCACTGACCACCGTCAATGGTTTATCTAACAAACCTGGCCATGTATTCATAAAGATACTACAAAGATTATCAACACCCGCCACACTGGTACAGATGACTTTATCCGCCAACATGGCTTGCTTTTGCATTGTGGCTGTCGGTTTCGCTAAAACACGTTGATAAACTTCAACATAAGTAATCTTAGCACCTCTGGCGGTTAAGGTATCGGCCATATGTTCTCTGCCGCCGTTACCCCGCACAATGAGAATATGTTTACCACTGACCTTATCAGCCTGCATTAGGGGCATTTGCAACAGACCTTCACTGCCGTTAGATATTTCTGGCTGACAATCAACAGGAATAGCATGCTCGCGCATGGCTTGCGCTGTACCTTCACCCACTGCGGCAAACTGACACGGCTGAGGCAATTCATCCCCCCAACCAGCCATAAAACTTTCTACGGCATTGCGACTGACAAATATCAGCCAGTCAAAACGTTCGATATTCTCTGTCTGCCAATTTTTTCGTGCGATATGTTCAATATCAATCACTGGCAGAATCAACGCTTTGCCACCCGCGTTTTCAATCAAATCGGCAAGCGCCTGGCACTGATGCTGCGGGCGGGTCACCAGAATCTGTTGCCCCGCTAACGGTGCTTTATTCACCGTAAACATCTGCCAGAATTTTATCCGCGCCTTTCGCCAGCAGCATTTCAGCTACTTGAATACCCAGTTTTTCGGCATCTGCCGCTTTACCACGAACTTCCGCAGTGACCGTATTGGTGCCGTCCGGCTGACCGACCAGACCACGCAACCAGACGTTGTCATCATCTAACATCGCATAACCGGCAATCGGTACCTGACAACCGCCGGACAGACGTTTGTTCAAGGCTCTTTCTGCGCGCAGCACAACAGCGGTTTTATCACAATGTAATGGCGCAATAAGCGCGTTCATTTCTGCGTCATCAACTCGGGTTTCAATGCCCAATGCGCCTTGTCCAATGGCTGGCAAACTTTGTTCCGGCGTTAAAGCACTACGGATACGGTCATCAAAGCCTAAGCGCTTCAAACCGGCCATTGCCAGGATAATCGCATCAAACTCGCCATCATCGAGTTTACGTAAACGGGTGTTTACATTACCGCGTAAAGGCAGTACTTCCAGATCGGGACGGTGAGTACGTACCTGACATTCACGACGCAGACTGGAAGTGCCTAAGCGGGCACCATGCGGTAATTCATCAATACTCTGATAATGGTTGGAAACAAACGCATCATGCGGATCTTCGCGTTCGCAGATAACAGGCAGATGCAAACCTTCCGGAAACTCAACAGGCACATCTTTCATCGAGTGCACGGCGATATCAGCGCGTCCATCCAACATGCCTTGTTCCAGTTCTTTAACAAAAAGCCCTTTGCCGCCTACTTTTGCCAGTGGCGTATCAAGAATGATGTCGCCTTGGGTTTTCATACCAATCAGTTCTACTTCGATATTTTGATGTAATTCTAAGAGGCGTGATTTCACAAATTCAGCCTGCCACATGGCAAGAGGACTGTTGCGAGTGGCAATACGAACGATTCTTTTAGTCATGGAATAAGGTCACTTCAGCGTTGTCGTTAATAAATAAAGTCGATTCTAGCATTTCACGCATTGACTCTCGACTATCCGCGTTATAATGACGCCCTGTTTTCAACGAGCCTGATCTGATTGATATGACTACAGCCAATAAAAAACTCTCATCTGCCAGACTAACGCAGCCTACCGACAAATTTGTCGAAGAATTTACCGCCTCTGTGCAATTTGACCAACGCATGTTCCGACAAGATATTCGCGGCTCAATTGCGCACGCCACCATGCTGGCCGAAGTGAAGGTGCTGACTATCGAAGAACGCGATCAGATTATCGCTGGCCTGCAACAAATCGAACAAGAAATTGAAAGTGGTGACTTTGAATGGTCTATCGCTCAGGAAGATGTGCATATGAATATCGAAGCACGTCTTATCGCCCTGATTGGTGAAGTGGGTAAAAAACTGCACACCGGCCGTTCACGTAATGACCAGGTGGCCACTGATGTCCGCCTCTATCTGCGCGATATGATTGATCCTATCGGTCAGCAGCTTAATCGCCTGCAAGAAGCCTTATTGAATGTCGCTGAACGTGAAGCGGACACCATCATGCCTGGCTTTACCCATTTACAGACAGCACAACCGGTCACATTTGGTCACCATATGATGGCATGGTATGAAATGTTAGTCAGAGATGCCGAGCGTCTTGAAGACTGTGCCAAACGGGTCAACAGCCTGCCGTTAGGTGCTGCAGCACTGGCTGGTACCACATTCCCGATTGATCGTGAGATGACGGCCAGCTTATTAGGCTTTGATCGTATCTGTCTAAACTCGCTGGATGCGGTCAGTGATCGTGACTTTGCGATTGAGTTCAATAGCTTCGCCTCGATTCTGATGATGCATTTATCACGCTTCTCAGAAGAGTTAATTATCTGGTCATCGGCGCAGTTTGATTTTGTGGATTTAGGTGATGCCTTCTGCACCGGCTCATCGATCATGCCGCAAAAGAAAAATCCGGATGTGCCTGAATTAATCCGCGGTAAAACCAGTCGTGTTTACGGCAATATGTTTAACCTGCTGACCTTGATGAAAAACCAGCCATTAGCCTACAACAAAGACAATCAGGAAGATAAAGAGCCACTGTTTGATACCATCGATACCTTATTAGGTTCTCTGCGTGTTTATGCAGATATGATGTCTGTTATTACGGTCAAAGCTGACAATATGCGTCAGGCCGCATTACGTGGTTATGCCACGGCCACCGATCTGGCAGATTATCTGGTGCGTAAAGGCACCCCATTCCGTGATGCTCATGAAGTGGTTGGTTTATCAGTGGCCTATGGTATTAAACATAAAAAAGATCTGTCAGAACTGACGCTGGAAGAACTGCAGCAGTTTTCAGCTAACATCGAACAAGACGTGTTTGAAGTATTAACATTGGAAGGTTCAGTCGCTGCCCGTAATCACTTGGGTGGTACCGCCCCTGAACAAGTCAAAGCAGCTATTCAAAAAGCACGCCGTCAACGCTAAATTATCTAGTTTGATGCAGTAACGCCCCGTTACTGCATCAACCATAAGAAACTGGCCGACAACATCATCAAAAATGCGACTCTGACTGCCCACTTAGGCCAGTAGGACAAAAGTAAGACTAATACGATTGAGGTCACGGATAATACTGAGATCCAAACGACAAAACCTGTTCCCGCCCCCCAAACCTGCCACATCGGTAAATAAGCTAATATCAGCACAAGACTTGCTGTCCAGCGTAAAACCCGTATCTGTGTAGCCGTTAAACGTCTATCAGTCACATCCATCAAATGTCTTGGCATCGCCAGACTCAAACCACTCATGGCGGCATAACACAGAGCGACACTCATCATCATCGCCACACTCATGATATGGCCTCCGAAGGTTTTGCTGGTTGAGAATAGCGTTCAGTTGCAGTTAATTTACGGCGTAAAAATAACACCAGTCCCAGACTCATCAAACCAAACACCAGCACCGTTAGCTCAAAGCCAACACTAACCCAATCACCGGTCTGCCAATACGACACTAGCCAATGTCCCGTGGTGATAAGATTCATCACTGGCAGCAATAAGGCAAGTAACGTAAATAAGCTCCATTGCTCAAACCAGGCTTTCGTTGCGGGACGGCAGGCTGAATGGAATAACATCAATAACCACAGATAGAAAAAGCCTTTTATTTCCCAGGCTGCACGATCAGCAATATCGACAGGAATCAATCGATTCAGCCAGAAATACCCAATACAAGCCACCGCTAAACCACTAATGGCAGCAATATTCAGCACCTCAATCACTCGATAAACCCGTGCGGTTTGTGCGCCAAACTCATTCAATGATTTTTGTCGACGTTTGACCAAAAACAAAATGGCACCAGTTGCCATCATCAAAGCTCCGGCCATGCCCATAATGAAATACAACCAACGCACGCTATAACCACCAAAGTTGGCAAAATGCATGATTCGCATCACACGTTGTACTGCCATCGGTGTGCCTTTATCGTATTCACCGGGCGGGTTGAGATTCATCACATCGCCATTGGTTGCATCAAACTGCACATTACCGATTTCATCTCTCAATAATTGACCGTAATAGTCCTTCTCATCAAACCAGCCAAATACTTTAGTCACGGCACTACTGTCACCAGGATGCTCAACGCTCATAAACCGCCCAGGTTTACCCATCATG harbors:
- a CDS encoding DUF3325 domain-containing protein; translated protein: MSVAMMMSVALCYAAMSGLSLAMPRHLMDVTDRRLTATQIRVLRWTASLVLILAYLPMWQVWGAGTGFVVWISVLSVTSIVLVLLLSYWPKWAVRVAFLMMLSASFLWLMQ
- the hemC gene encoding hydroxymethylbilane synthase, giving the protein MTKRIVRIATRNSPLAMWQAEFVKSRLLELHQNIEVELIGMKTQGDIILDTPLAKVGGKGLFVKELEQGMLDGRADIAVHSMKDVPVEFPEGLHLPVICEREDPHDAFVSNHYQSIDELPHGARLGTSSLRRECQVRTHRPDLEVLPLRGNVNTRLRKLDDGEFDAIILAMAGLKRLGFDDRIRSALTPEQSLPAIGQGALGIETRVDDAEMNALIAPLHCDKTAVVLRAERALNKRLSGGCQVPIAGYAMLDDDNVWLRGLVGQPDGTNTVTAEVRGKAADAEKLGIQVAEMLLAKGADKILADVYGE
- the argH gene encoding argininosuccinate lyase; translation: MTTANKKLSSARLTQPTDKFVEEFTASVQFDQRMFRQDIRGSIAHATMLAEVKVLTIEERDQIIAGLQQIEQEIESGDFEWSIAQEDVHMNIEARLIALIGEVGKKLHTGRSRNDQVATDVRLYLRDMIDPIGQQLNRLQEALLNVAEREADTIMPGFTHLQTAQPVTFGHHMMAWYEMLVRDAERLEDCAKRVNSLPLGAAALAGTTFPIDREMTASLLGFDRICLNSLDAVSDRDFAIEFNSFASILMMHLSRFSEELIIWSSAQFDFVDLGDAFCTGSSIMPQKKNPDVPELIRGKTSRVYGNMFNLLTLMKNQPLAYNKDNQEDKEPLFDTIDTLLGSLRVYADMMSVITVKADNMRQAALRGYATATDLADYLVRKGTPFRDAHEVVGLSVAYGIKHKKDLSELTLEELQQFSANIEQDVFEVLTLEGSVAARNHLGGTAPEQVKAAIQKARRQR
- a CDS encoding heme biosynthesis HemY N-terminal domain-containing protein; translated protein: MKMLIIIALALALGVAAIWAADFEPGFVLLQYGQWSLETSLVVFTAIYILLVVAGYLALRSLVLLKQTPKRINAWKTTQRQKRANRALTRGLITLEEGRWTEAERILVRHATHSETPLLHYLAAARAAQKQQAPERRDNYLRLAHETTEGADIAVGVVQAELQLSAGQKEQALATLQHLREVAPKHPYVLQLLQSLYQDMDQWQEMQSVLPDLRKRHVLERNEVAALDQEAAVGQLQMALAKQDWQKMAEVWEKSSSKARQTEAMLVPYVNGLIQQDQEEQAIAQIEQFMRNNWSDKLVYIYGVLTQGDLLARLATAEKWLKANPDNACLLLTVGRLAKANQLWTKAEEYLQQSIRLDAKGETYQVLAEVQLALDKNEAAADTYKQGLTLMLSSDATI
- a CDS encoding uroporphyrinogen-III synthase; the protein is MFTVNKAPLAGQQILVTRPQHQCQALADLIENAGGKALILPVIDIEHIARKNWQTENIERFDWLIFVSRNAVESFMAGWGDELPQPCQFAAVGEGTAQAMREHAIPVDCQPEISNGSEGLLQMPLMQADKVSGKHILIVRGNGGREHMADTLTARGAKITYVEVYQRVLAKPTATMQKQAMLADKVICTSVAGVDNLCSIFMNTWPGLLDKPLTVVSDRIKQHASSRGFKTIHVSADASDNAVVDTLINMDD
- a CDS encoding uroporphyrinogen-III C-methyltransferase; translated protein: MADNDAKQTIDNNVQDAELLEKNKQDDAKVYRLIWIALVVVVLLSVVSIGWFYQQLQQQEADIQSSLTELSSQNGDWQSKLEQHRQQLGRLDSDQKQLAEKLQQLTDKQQLSNAELQKRWALQEVKYLLNVANQRALLAHDVVGAIQALIMADKQLEALSDYRLHPLRAEIAEELMSLQSLTTLDIPGMAIQLQTLAAHVDKLRVKKGPEVDFSESPDTADIASTETPAWKQAISDIWQQLRSLVVIRHEQSGEAAVLVPEQRYFLYQNLRLQLESARLALLNADNNSFQHSLKTAISWLDKYFTGEERDAMLASLNSLAEQKIDVSIPDISGSLNWLEEYQQ